The following proteins come from a genomic window of Fusobacterium perfoetens:
- a CDS encoding adenine phosphoribosyltransferase produces MDYKKYITSIKDFPIEGVTFRDITSFIQNGEAFKSAIDEFSNFAKEKGADVIVGPESRGFIFGSPVAYNLGIGFVPVRKPGKLPREVISFDYDLEYGKNTLEIHKDSIKAGQKVVIIDDLLATGGTTQAVIKLIEELGGEVVGICFLIDLKEEFDSTKKFEGYDIFTLMEY; encoded by the coding sequence ATAGATTATAAAAAATATATAACTTCAATAAAAGATTTTCCAATCGAAGGTGTAACTTTTAGAGACATCACTTCATTTATTCAAAATGGAGAGGCTTTTAAAAGTGCCATTGATGAATTTTCTAATTTTGCAAAAGAAAAAGGAGCTGATGTTATAGTTGGACCTGAATCAAGAGGATTTATATTTGGAAGTCCTGTGGCATATAACTTAGGAATTGGATTTGTTCCAGTTAGAAAACCTGGAAAATTACCAAGAGAAGTTATATCTTTTGACTACGATTTAGAATATGGAAAAAATACTTTAGAAATACATAAAGATTCTATAAAAGCTGGACAAAAAGTTGTTATCATTGATGACCTTTTAGCTACTGGAGGAACTACTCAAGCTGTTATAAAACTTATAGAAGAACTTGGTGGTGAAGTTGTAGGAATCTGTTTCTTAATAGATTTAAAAGAGGAATTTGATAGCACTAAAAAATTCGAAGGATATGATATCTTTACACTGATGGAGTATTAG
- a CDS encoding tetratricopeptide repeat protein — translation MMKMMNLKKITLLKKKNLLKPIKNSFIFIFSLFILGCSSVEKNSYETIKPEYLIIKGINLKKIGEYSKALALYKEALKKDKKSAILYEEIGETYTKLGDYSNGIKYYKKALKETEYSTDINRNISYIYYLKGDYKNSLKYLNKLYDNELDLESKKLKVFLLIKTNKKEEARNYLKNLENNIQSFDKTYYETYLNFLLKEKDYQELSKVLYNISNKYYSDSNAMTLYFTFKEKISKDLESLEKELKRYIVTQNGNDELYILLATLEQKLKKYKERDSVLRFVSPQGKLDKKYIKLLGEKDE, via the coding sequence ATGATGAAGATGATGAACTTGAAGAAAATAACTCTACTGAAGAAAAAGAACTTATTGAAGCCAATAAAAAATAGTTTTATTTTTATATTTTCACTTTTCATTTTAGGGTGTTCTAGTGTAGAGAAAAATAGTTATGAAACTATAAAACCAGAATACCTTATTATAAAGGGAATAAATTTAAAAAAGATTGGAGAATATTCCAAAGCTTTGGCTCTTTATAAGGAAGCTCTAAAAAAAGATAAAAAATCCGCTATCCTTTATGAAGAAATTGGAGAAACCTACACAAAACTTGGAGATTACTCCAATGGGATTAAATATTATAAAAAAGCCCTTAAAGAAACAGAATATTCAACAGATATAAATAGAAATATAAGTTATATCTATTATCTAAAAGGGGATTATAAAAATTCACTTAAATACTTAAATAAACTTTATGATAATGAATTAGATTTAGAATCTAAAAAATTAAAAGTTTTTCTTTTGATAAAAACTAACAAAAAAGAAGAAGCTAGAAATTATTTAAAAAATTTAGAAAACAATATTCAATCTTTTGATAAAACTTACTACGAAACATATCTGAATTTTCTTTTAAAAGAAAAAGATTATCAAGAGTTATCAAAAGTTTTATATAACATTTCAAATAAATATTATAGTGATTCCAATGCTATGACATTATATTTTACTTTTAAAGAAAAAATATCTAAAGATTTAGAGAGTCTTGAAAAAGAATTAAAAAGATATATTGTCACACAAAATGGAAACGATGAACTTTATATTCTTTTAGCAACCCTTGAGCAAAAACTAAAAAAATATAAAGAGAGAGATTCAGTTTTAAGATTTGTTTCTCCACAGGGGAAACTAGATAAAAAATATATTAAATTATTAGGAGAAAAAGATGAATAA
- a CDS encoding DUF502 domain-containing protein, with product MPRGIRNHFYAGMIVVLPIFLTIFILNWIINLVISLTTNSFLVKIINKFIYYFGFQENEKVVYIVYGVYLLIILLSIVFVGVITKNIVGKKIRKGIDNLICKLPIIKQIYTTMKQIVKLISSQKNPGYKKVIVVEYPRKGIYSIGFLTAEDNFILKDAYGKEFHNIFIPTSPNPTSGMFICVPKEDVKELDMSIEEAIKLIVSGGVITPGVNYDEDDELEENNSTEEKELIEANKK from the coding sequence ATGCCAAGAGGAATAAGAAATCATTTTTATGCAGGAATGATAGTAGTTCTACCAATTTTTTTAACAATTTTTATACTGAATTGGATTATAAATCTTGTTATTTCATTGACTACAAATTCATTTTTAGTTAAAATTATAAATAAATTTATATATTATTTTGGATTTCAAGAAAATGAAAAAGTTGTATATATAGTATATGGAGTATATTTACTTATTATTTTGCTTTCAATTGTTTTTGTAGGAGTGATAACAAAAAATATTGTTGGTAAAAAGATAAGAAAAGGTATAGATAACCTTATATGTAAACTACCAATCATCAAACAAATCTATACCACTATGAAACAAATAGTAAAACTTATTTCTTCTCAAAAAAATCCTGGATATAAAAAGGTTATCGTTGTTGAATATCCAAGAAAAGGAATTTATAGTATCGGTTTTTTAACTGCAGAAGACAATTTTATTTTAAAAGATGCTTATGGTAAAGAGTTTCATAATATCTTTATACCTACTTCTCCAAATCCAACTTCTGGTATGTTTATCTGTGTACCAAAAGAAGATGTCAAAGAGTTGGATATGAGTATCGAAGAAGCTATCAAACTTATTGTTTCTGGTGGAGTTATTACTCCGGGAGTAAATTATGATGAAGATGATGAACTTGAAGAAAATAACTCTACTGAAGAAAAAGAACTTATTGAAGCCAATAAAAAATAG
- a CDS encoding hemolysin family protein, with protein MDTYRDLILLVILILLSGFFSAAETALTAFSSIHLEEIAEKSPKKGELLKQWLKKPTEILTGLLLGNNIVNIFSTSLATALITKFLSQRGIESQNQSVLISTLIMTVIILIFGEITPKIIAKSHSTEISKKVILPIYLLTKLTKPFIFVLTMISKLISRIIGIDISDNVMKITEQDIISYVNVGKAEGVIEAEEKNMIESIVTFGDTLAREVMTPRTSVYAVNGDEKVGEIIDQVISYGFSRIPVYNEGIDDIIGILYVKDLLVAVKEGKINSPVKDFIRKAFFIPETKSVLSILEDFKKEHIHMAIAVDEYGGTVGVVTIEDVIEEIFGDIRDEYDSDEKDNIKQISENVYEVDCMIDVEELNKTLNIHLPESDDYDSLGGLILNELNEMAEIGDVINIENVELKVLEIDKIRVSKVLLTKKESEEDICQEE; from the coding sequence TTGGACACGTATCGGGATTTGATTTTACTAGTAATTTTAATTTTGTTATCTGGATTTTTTTCAGCAGCAGAAACAGCCCTTACAGCTTTTAGCAGTATTCATTTAGAAGAAATAGCAGAGAAAAGTCCTAAAAAGGGAGAGCTATTAAAACAGTGGCTTAAAAAACCAACAGAGATATTAACAGGACTTTTACTTGGAAATAATATTGTTAATATTTTCTCTACATCACTTGCTACTGCTCTTATTACAAAATTTTTATCTCAAAGAGGAATAGAATCACAAAATCAATCTGTTTTAATATCAACACTTATTATGACTGTTATCATTTTAATTTTTGGTGAAATTACTCCAAAAATAATAGCTAAAAGTCATTCTACTGAGATATCTAAAAAAGTTATTTTACCAATATATCTACTGACAAAATTAACTAAACCATTTATATTTGTTCTTACTATGATTTCAAAATTAATAAGTAGAATAATTGGAATAGATATAAGTGATAATGTTATGAAAATAACAGAGCAAGATATTATCTCCTATGTAAATGTTGGAAAAGCAGAGGGAGTAATAGAAGCTGAAGAAAAAAATATGATTGAATCAATCGTTACTTTTGGAGATACTCTAGCTAGAGAAGTAATGACTCCTAGAACTTCTGTTTATGCAGTAAATGGTGATGAAAAAGTTGGAGAGATTATCGACCAAGTTATCTCTTATGGATTTTCAAGAATACCAGTTTATAACGAAGGGATTGATGATATTATAGGTATACTATATGTAAAAGATTTATTAGTAGCTGTAAAAGAGGGAAAAATAAATTCTCCTGTAAAGGATTTTATTAGAAAAGCTTTCTTTATACCAGAAACTAAATCTGTACTTAGTATATTAGAAGATTTTAAAAAAGAACATATTCATATGGCAATAGCTGTTGATGAATATGGTGGAACTGTTGGAGTTGTTACTATTGAAGATGTCATCGAAGAAATTTTTGGAGATATTAGAGATGAATATGACTCTGACGAAAAAGATAATATAAAACAAATATCTGAAAATGTTTATGAAGTTGATTGTATGATAGATGTAGAAGAACTTAACAAAACTCTTAATATTCATCTACCAGAATCAGATGATTATGATAGTCTAGGTGGACTTATTTTAAATGAGTTAAATGAGATGGCAGAGATAGGAGACGTCATCAATATTGAAAATGTAGAATTAAAAGTTTTGGAGATTGATAAAATTAGAGTGTCAAAAGTTCTTTTAACTAAAAAGGAAAGTGAAGAGGACATATGCCAAGAGGAATAA
- the accB gene encoding acetyl-CoA carboxylase biotin carboxyl carrier protein, with product MENISLELIEELAKKINENSLNEITLEKGDEKITLKKEVKREVINTATYIPQAVNSVAPKTAPTSKKEDKIKGNIIIAPMAGTFYRSPAPGEPHFVQEGDSINKGDTVCIIEAMKMMNDVVSNFSGTVTKILVENGEIVQKGDRLFIVE from the coding sequence ATGGAAAATATAAGTTTAGAATTAATAGAAGAACTAGCAAAAAAAATTAATGAAAACTCATTAAATGAAATTACCTTAGAAAAAGGTGATGAAAAAATAACTCTAAAAAAAGAAGTAAAAAGAGAAGTTATAAATACAGCTACTTACATTCCACAAGCTGTTAATAGTGTAGCTCCAAAAACTGCTCCTACTTCTAAAAAAGAGGATAAAATAAAAGGAAATATAATTATAGCTCCTATGGCAGGAACTTTCTACAGATCACCAGCTCCAGGAGAACCTCACTTTGTTCAAGAGGGAGATTCGATAAATAAAGGAGATACTGTTTGTATCATCGAAGCTATGAAGATGATGAACGATGTTGTTTCAAATTTTTCTGGAACTGTTACAAAAATTTTAGTTGAAAATGGAGAAATTGTGCAAAAGGGAGATAGACTTTTTATAGTTGAATAA
- a CDS encoding ACT domain-containing protein, which translates to MDAKIKEAQNSEKKEYFIVDKRILPSSIKNVLLVNDLVQNEKLSKYEAIKKVGLSRSTYYKYKDYIKPFFEGGQEKVFSIHLALKDEPGILARILDVIASHDMNILTIIQNISIDGIGRATISVQTTQNTLRKVEGVLELISEIEGVKELRIIGSN; encoded by the coding sequence ATAGATGCAAAGATAAAAGAAGCTCAAAATTCTGAAAAAAAAGAGTATTTTATCGTTGATAAAAGAATACTTCCAAGTTCTATAAAAAATGTTCTTTTGGTAAATGATTTAGTACAAAATGAAAAATTATCAAAATATGAAGCTATCAAAAAAGTTGGACTTAGTAGAAGTACATATTACAAATATAAAGATTATATAAAACCATTCTTTGAAGGAGGACAAGAAAAAGTATTTAGTATTCATTTGGCTTTAAAAGATGAACCAGGAATACTTGCAAGAATTTTAGATGTTATAGCTAGCCACGATATGAATATTTTAACTATTATTCAAAATATTTCAATTGATGGTATTGGTAGAGCAACTATTTCTGTCCAAACAACTCAAAATACTCTAAGAAAAGTTGAAGGAGTACTAGAGCTTATAAGTGAAATAGAAGGCGTAAAAGAATTAAGAATAATAGGAAGTAATTAA
- the folD gene encoding bifunctional methylenetetrahydrofolate dehydrogenase/methenyltetrahydrofolate cyclohydrolase FolD, which yields MNILDGKKCSQEILDKIKEKVDNLKNSNKRVPGLAVIIVGNNPASKIYVNSKVKACEKVGFYSKAIFLDENISQAELLENIQALNNDKNIDGILVQLPLPKHLNEDEICNTIDTSKDVDGFKAENLGKVMLGKEDGMVPCTPQGIMYLLDSIKDLDLYGMNGVVIGRSNIVGKPISSLLINRGVTTTVCNSRTKNIEDILKNADIIIAALGKPKFLKESMVKEGAIIIDVGINRVDGKLCGDVDFENVSKLASFITPVPGGVGPMTIAMLLNNTLRAYEKRGE from the coding sequence ATGAATATACTAGACGGAAAAAAATGCTCCCAAGAGATTTTAGATAAAATAAAAGAAAAAGTTGATAACTTAAAAAACTCTAATAAAAGAGTTCCAGGATTAGCAGTTATCATTGTAGGAAATAATCCTGCATCAAAAATCTATGTTAATTCAAAAGTAAAAGCTTGTGAAAAAGTTGGATTTTACAGCAAGGCAATTTTTCTTGATGAAAATATCTCTCAAGCTGAACTTTTAGAAAATATACAAGCTTTAAATAATGATAAAAATATAGATGGAATTTTAGTCCAACTACCACTTCCAAAACATCTAAATGAAGATGAAATCTGTAATACAATAGACACTTCAAAAGATGTTGATGGATTTAAAGCTGAAAATCTTGGAAAAGTTATGCTTGGAAAAGAAGATGGAATGGTGCCTTGTACTCCACAAGGGATAATGTATCTTTTAGATTCTATAAAAGATTTAGATTTGTATGGAATGAACGGTGTGGTTATAGGTAGAAGTAATATTGTTGGAAAACCAATCTCTTCACTTTTAATAAATAGAGGAGTTACTACTACAGTTTGTAACAGTAGAACAAAAAATATAGAAGATATTTTAAAAAATGCTGATATAATTATCGCTGCCCTTGGAAAACCAAAATTTTTAAAAGAAAGTATGGTTAAAGAGGGAGCTATAATTATAGATGTAGGGATAAACAGAGTTGATGGAAAATTATGTGGAGATGTAGATTTTGAAAATGTTTCAAAACTAGCATCTTTCATAACACCTGTTCCGGGAGGAGTAGGACCAATGACAATAGCTATGCTTTTAAATAATACTTTAAGAGCTTATGAAAAAAGGGGGGAGTAA
- the fmt gene encoding methionyl-tRNA formyltransferase, with protein sequence MRILFMGTPDFAVPCLEILDKKHEIIGVFTKVDKINKRGKKIEYLPVKQYAIDKNIPIYQPNSLKDEETKNIIKELNPDLIVVVAYGKIIPKDIIDMPKFGIINVHSSLLPRFRGAAPINAALMAGDEKSGVTIMYVAEGLDTGNIILAKETPITEEDNFETLHDRLKFLGAEALDEAVTLIEKGENESIPQDETLATFVKPFKKEDLKIDWNKSKEEIFNFVRGISPVPCAWTIDEDKLLKVYEVKKYDKVYENGVNGEIVDKIKGKGPVVKVIGGSLIITSAKPESKKILSGADLLNGNFIKVGNILK encoded by the coding sequence ATGAGAATACTATTTATGGGTACTCCAGATTTTGCTGTACCATGTTTAGAAATTTTAGATAAAAAACATGAAATTATCGGTGTTTTTACTAAAGTAGATAAGATAAATAAAAGAGGTAAAAAAATAGAATATTTGCCAGTAAAACAATATGCTATTGATAAAAATATTCCTATTTATCAACCTAATTCATTAAAAGATGAAGAAACAAAAAATATAATAAAAGAATTAAATCCAGATTTAATCGTTGTAGTAGCTTATGGAAAAATAATTCCAAAAGATATTATCGACATGCCAAAATTTGGAATTATAAATGTTCACTCATCTCTTTTACCAAGATTTAGAGGAGCTGCTCCAATAAATGCTGCTCTTATGGCTGGAGATGAAAAATCTGGAGTTACTATAATGTATGTGGCTGAAGGGTTAGATACTGGAAATATAATTTTAGCAAAAGAAACTCCTATCACTGAAGAGGATAACTTTGAAACTCTTCACGATAGACTTAAATTTTTAGGAGCAGAAGCTCTTGATGAAGCAGTTACCTTAATTGAAAAAGGAGAAAATGAAAGTATTCCTCAAGATGAAACTCTTGCTACCTTCGTAAAACCATTCAAAAAAGAAGATTTAAAAATAGATTGGAATAAATCTAAAGAGGAAATTTTTAACTTTGTAAGAGGTATTTCTCCAGTGCCTTGTGCTTGGACAATAGACGAAGATAAGCTTTTAAAAGTTTATGAAGTTAAAAAATATGATAAAGTTTATGAAAATGGAGTAAACGGAGAGATTGTTGATAAGATTAAAGGAAAAGGTCCTGTTGTAAAAGTTATTGGTGGTTCTTTAATCATAACAAGTGCTAAGCCCGAAAGTAAAAAAATTCTTTCTGGAGCAGATCTACTTAATGGAAACTTCATAAAAGTTGGAAATATTTTAAAATAA
- the nrdR gene encoding transcriptional regulator NrdR encodes MRCPFCNSSDTKVVDSREFVNGNSIKRRRECLECKKRFTTYEKIEERALYVIKKDKSREKFDRNKIIRGLTIATSKRNISRDTIEEFVLKIERKLQNSLESEISTKYVGELVMEELKNLDEVAYVRFVSVYKEFNNIKDFIEIVENIKGKK; translated from the coding sequence ATGAGATGTCCGTTTTGTAATAGTAGTGATACAAAAGTTGTTGATAGTAGAGAGTTTGTAAATGGAAATTCTATCAAAAGAAGAAGAGAATGTTTAGAGTGTAAAAAAAGATTTACTACTTATGAAAAGATTGAAGAAAGAGCTCTTTACGTAATCAAAAAAGATAAAAGTAGAGAAAAATTTGATAGAAATAAAATAATCAGAGGTCTTACTATTGCAACTAGTAAAAGAAATATCAGTAGAGATACAATAGAAGAGTTTGTTTTAAAAATCGAAAGAAAACTACAAAATTCTTTAGAAAGTGAAATAAGTACAAAATATGTAGGGGAGCTTGTTATGGAGGAATTAAAAAATCTTGATGAAGTAGCCTATGTTAGATTTGTATCTGTTTACAAAGAGTTTAACAATATAAAAGATTTTATAGAGATTGTTGAAAATATAAAAGGAAAAAAGTAA
- a CDS encoding PTS sugar transporter subunit IIA — MVDIVKITDYMTEELIDLHLKGKTKEAILDELADLMVKSPNLTSKDTIKKALLEREQIGSTGIGRGIAIPHAKTENALRLTIAFGISNEKIDYDSMDGEGVKIFFVFASPMKDTQIYLKVLARISRLIRSEGFRNKLLNAKTPKDIIDCIAQEESC; from the coding sequence ATGGTAGATATAGTTAAAATCACGGACTATATGACAGAAGAATTAATAGATCTTCATCTAAAAGGAAAAACAAAGGAAGCTATACTAGATGAGTTAGCTGATTTAATGGTTAAATCACCAAATTTAACAAGCAAAGATACTATTAAAAAAGCTCTACTTGAAAGAGAACAAATAGGAAGTACAGGGATAGGAAGAGGAATTGCAATCCCACATGCTAAGACAGAAAATGCTTTAAGATTAACAATCGCTTTTGGAATTAGTAATGAAAAAATTGATTACGATTCTATGGACGGAGAAGGAGTAAAAATATTTTTTGTTTTTGCATCACCTATGAAAGATACTCAGATTTATTTAAAAGTTTTGGCAAGAATTTCAAGACTTATAAGAAGCGAAGGATTTAGAAATAAACTTCTTAATGCCAAAACTCCTAAAGACATTATTGATTGTATAGCCCAAGAAGAAAGCTGTTAA